The nucleotide sequence CGCGATGACGCGCTCAGCAAGTTGGGAGGATGCAGCTCGGGCGGCTGACCGTACGGCCGGGTGGGATGAGGTGCACCGCCGGCCGCCGGCGGCAAGAGATCGGCACACGTACGCGTACTCGCTTTCCGCGGCGTCCCGTGGGATGCCGCGTTGGACCTTGTGGTCCGACGAGGCTGCTGCTGCGACCCTGTGGACAGCGTCCGACGATGGGATCGCGCACGTTCGGCGCAGCGATTCTGCGACTGGTCATGGATGTTGGTGAACCTTCGTGTAGTTGCCGAGTTCCCCGCGGACGATCACGTGTACTTGTTCCTGGACGAGAACAGTCGAACGATGGGGGCTGTCACGCGCATGGATGAGGACCGGCGATCTTCAACCGATCCGGGATACCGGAGTCGGAGGCATCTGGCAGGGTTCCGGCATGCCACGAAGCAGCAACGACCGCGTCCCAGCTCGCTACGTCGTGGAGGGGACCTGGCCAAACGCCGTGCTTGCCCAGGATGCGCCCGTCAGCGCGGACTACGGACAGACGTTGGCGGCCAACCTCCAACAGGCCATGACCACGATGCGCTACACACTGCGAGGGCTTGCAAAGGCGTCTGGCGTCGCGCACGCCACGGTCAGCCGTGTCCTACGGGGTGAGGTGCTACCAGACATGGGCACGATCGCCCGGCTGGAAGCCGCTCTCCGCGTGCAGGTGTTTCCGAGGCCGGCGCCACGGTCCGCACTACACGGAAGGATGCTGCTCGTGCACGCTGAACTGCAGAGCCTCGCCACCCATGACGCGGCAAGGCTGGCAGAGGCACAGAGAAGCGTGCAGGAGTGCGGAAGGCACCGCGAGCAGGCCCTTGCCGAACTGGCATCGGCCCGCCTCCGAGCCGAGGTCTCCGACCGTGTTACCCGTGGCGTCGCGGCTCTCATCGCCGGAGTGACCACTGGCGAACTGCCCGCCGACCGACCATGTCCTCAGTATCGTGTCCACTGAACGGATCACTGCGCTGCTGAACTACCCACTGAACTGTTAGGTGCGCTACTGAACTCTTCGCCGCCGTTCAACACTCCGTCGAATGCAGAGGTCAAACTCAAGCTC is from Streptomyces sp. Edi2 and encodes:
- a CDS encoding helix-turn-helix transcriptional regulator → MPRSSNDRVPARYVVEGTWPNAVLAQDAPVSADYGQTLAANLQQAMTTMRYTLRGLAKASGVAHATVSRVLRGEVLPDMGTIARLEAALRVQVFPRPAPRSALHGRMLLVHAELQSLATHDAARLAEAQRSVQECGRHREQALAELASARLRAEVSDRVTRGVAALIAGVTTGELPADRPCPQYRVH